A stretch of Triticum aestivum cultivar Chinese Spring chromosome 1D, IWGSC CS RefSeq v2.1, whole genome shotgun sequence DNA encodes these proteins:
- the LOC123180012 gene encoding uncharacterized protein, whose protein sequence is MEDEKAYDNISGLPDICAEARELKISQLQCPVWCSSWQQEKPPGPSLVQSYMSEQTVELVQLVAMQAGRTPQGQLVEGWCQGMGGAGARTWYMPVVAVMDPEDQVLQYAWTTPVPGSADGGRHDRVSGGVELLLVRWRMEPRKQLCLHFQNSTITESLFYLFLFMPIWHSQQKVSVDLAERRSGPPSADGMQDKSVEGSLNRRLV, encoded by the exons ATGGAAGATGAGAAGGCATATGACAACATATCAGGGCTGCCAGACATATGTGCCGAAGCACGTGAGTTGAAGATCAGCCAGCTCCAATGCCCTGTCTGGTGTAGTTCATGGCAGCAAGAAAAGCCACCTGGTCCCAGCTTGGTGCAGTCGTACATGTCGGAACAGACGGTGGAGTTGGTGCAGCTGGTGGCGATGCAGGCTGGTAGAACACCGCAAGGTCAGTTGGTGGAAGGCTGGTGCCAGGGCATGGGTGGTGCAGGGGCGCGGACGTGGTATATGCCTGTGGTGGCGGTTATGGACCCAGAAGACCAGGTGCTCCAGTATGCCTGGACGACACCAGTCCCCGGATCAGCTGATGGTGGTCGCCACGACAGAGTGTCTGGAGGTGTTGAACTGCTCTTGGTGCGCTGGAGGATGGAGCCGAGGAAGCAATTATGTCTACATTTTCAAAATAGTACTATAACAGAATCACTTTTCTACCTGTTCTTGTTTATGCCCATTTG GCATTCTCAACAGAAGGTTTCTGTAGACTTAGCAGAGAGGCGCTCCGGACCACCATCAGCAGATGGTATGCAAGACAAGTCAGTAGAAG